The genomic window TTGCAACTGATCCAGGGCAAGCTGCCGCTGCACCTGAACGACCCGGCCACCGAGATGACCCCCGCACTGGCCTGGAACACCGCGGTCAGCTTCGTGACGAACACGAACTGGCAGAACTACTCCGGTGAGTCGACCCAGGGGCACCTGGTGCAGATGGCCGGTCTCGCCGTGCAGAACTTCGTGTCGTCGGCCGTGGGTATCGCCGTGGCGATCGCGCTGGTGCGGGGTTTCGCACGCAGGCACACCGGCGATCTCGGCAATTTCTGGGTGGACCTGGTGCGCGGCACCATTCGCATCCTGCTGCCGATCGCGTTCGTCTTCGCGATCGTGCTGGTCGCCGGTGGCGCGATCCAGAACTTCCACCTGCACGATCAGGTCGCGCAGACGCTGAACGGCACCGAGCAGACCATCCCCGGCGGCCCGGTGGCCAGCCAGGAGGTCATCAAGGAGCTCGGCACCAACGGCGGTGGCTTCTACAACGCCAACTCCGCGCACCCGTTCGAGAACCCCGCCACCTGGACCAATGGGATCGAGATCTTCCTGCTCCTGGTGATCAGCTTCTCGCTGCCCCGCACGTTCGGCCGAATGGTCGGCAGCCGCAAGCAGGGCTACGCGATCGTCGCGGTGATGGGCACGATCGCCCTGATCAGCCTGAGCTTGCAGAATCTCTTCCAGCTACAGCACCACGGCACGGTGCCGACCGCGATCGGCGCCTCGCTGGAGGGTGTCGAAACCCGGTTCGGCGTCTCGGATTCGGCGACCTTCGCGACCGCGACCACCCTCACCTCGACCGGCGCCGTCGACTCGTTCCACGACTCCTACACCAGCCTCGGCGGCATGATGACGATGTTCAACATGCAGCTCGGCGAGGTCGCGCCCGGCGGCACCGGCTCCGGCCTGTACGGCATGCTCATCCTCGCGGTGATCACCGTCTTCGTGGCGGGCCTGATGGTCGGCCGCACACCGGAGTACCTCGGCAAGAAGATCACGCCGCGCGAAATCAAGCTCGCCGCTTCATATTTCCTGATCAGTCCGCTGATCGTGCTGGTTGGCACCGCGATCGCGATGGCGATGCCTGGTCAGCGCGCCGGAATGCTGAACACCGGGCCACACGGACTCTCGGAAGTGTTGTACGCCTTCACCTCCGCGGCGAACAACAACGGCTCCGCGTTCGCTGGCTTGACCGGCAATACCGAGTGGTACAACACCGCACTGGGTTTGGCCATGGTGTTCGGCCGGTTCCTGCCGATCATCTTCGTGCTCGCGCTCGCCGGTTCGCTGGCTCAGCAGGGCACCACTCCCGAGTCGATCGGCACGCTGCCGACGCACCGGCCACAGTTCGTCGGCATGGTCGTCGGCGTGACGGTGATCCTGGTCGCGCTCACCTTCCTGCCCGCACTCGCGCTCGGGCCGCTCGCCGAAGGAATCCACTGAAATGACCAGTACCGCAACTGAACTACCCGCGCCTGCGGAGCAAAAGAGTGAACACAAGGGTGTCCGAAAAGGTGCCCTCGATCCCAAGATGCTGCTGACGTCGCTGCCGGACGCGGTGCGCAAGCTCGACCCGCGCGATCTGTGGCGCAACCCGGTGATGCTGATCGTCGAACTCGGTGCCGTCTGGTCCACCGTGCTCGCCCTCACCAAGCCCTCGTTCTTCGCCTGGGCGATCGTGGTGTGGCTGTGGCTCACCGTGATCTTCGCCAATCTCGCCGAAGCGGTGGCCGAAGGCCGCGGCAAGGCGCAGGCCGACACGCTGCGGAAAGCCAAGACCGACACGGTGGCTCGGCGACTGGTCGAGTGGACACCCGGCGGCCGGGTAGTCGAGGAACGGGTGGGTGCGCCGGATCTGCAACGGGGCGATCACGTGGTGGTCGAGGCCGGTCAGGTCATTCCCGGCGATGGTGATGTGGTGGAAGGCATTGCCTCCGTGGACGAGTCGGCGATCACCGGCGAGTCCGCGCCGGTGATCCGGGAATCCGGCGGGGACCGCTCGGCGGT from Nocardia iowensis includes these protein-coding regions:
- the kdpA gene encoding potassium-transporting ATPase subunit KdpA: MNTTTAGIAFAAALIIALALVHVPLGDYMYRVYSSKKHSRAERLIYRAIGAQPEVEQTWGVYARSVLAFSAVSILFLFFLQLIQGKLPLHLNDPATEMTPALAWNTAVSFVTNTNWQNYSGESTQGHLVQMAGLAVQNFVSSAVGIAVAIALVRGFARRHTGDLGNFWVDLVRGTIRILLPIAFVFAIVLVAGGAIQNFHLHDQVAQTLNGTEQTIPGGPVASQEVIKELGTNGGGFYNANSAHPFENPATWTNGIEIFLLLVISFSLPRTFGRMVGSRKQGYAIVAVMGTIALISLSLQNLFQLQHHGTVPTAIGASLEGVETRFGVSDSATFATATTLTSTGAVDSFHDSYTSLGGMMTMFNMQLGEVAPGGTGSGLYGMLILAVITVFVAGLMVGRTPEYLGKKITPREIKLAASYFLISPLIVLVGTAIAMAMPGQRAGMLNTGPHGLSEVLYAFTSAANNNGSAFAGLTGNTEWYNTALGLAMVFGRFLPIIFVLALAGSLAQQGTTPESIGTLPTHRPQFVGMVVGVTVILVALTFLPALALGPLAEGIH